Below is a genomic region from Flammeovirgaceae bacterium SG7u.111.
GAAAGTAGTGAAGCCAAATATTTACTAGCCTAAAAATAAAAAAAGGCTCCTAAAGGGAGCCTTTTTCTTGGTAATTCTATAATTTATTTAATCAAAACTCCGTCTGCCTCAAAAGCCAAGGCCAGTTCGGGTTCCGTTATCGCCGCTATTTCTTCTTCGGTTTTCCCTGCATCTTCAGCATAGTGCTTCAACACATCTACTGCTACCGTATCCATACTTGCTACTCCGTGGATCACCACTTCTTTGCCCGCCAAGTCTTTTGGCATAAAGAGCGCATAGTCTTTAAACTTCACTCTCATTTCACTTCCGTCAGCTTTTTCGAGCTTCATCCAGCAACCTTTCTGTTGGCAAACTTCCGTTACCTTTCCCGTCACGGTCACATCTTCCAGAGCTGTTGCAGTTGCTATTTTCTCGTCGAGCGAAGCCAAGGTAATAGCAGCTTCGGGAGCTACTTCTACACCAAACTTGGTTGAGTCTGCTACCGCTACTTCTTCCTCCACATCAACAGTTTCTGCTACGGCTTCTTCTTCGTTGTGTTCTTCTTTGGGCGAGCAAGCGGCAAAAGTTGCCAGCGCCAAACCCATGATTACATACTTCCTGATCATTGTTTTTAAGTGGTTTTAGTGATGGAAAATTGTGGATTAGTTCTACTTTAAAATACATGGCAAATTAAGCTATTCTTTTCAGCACTTTTATAAGTTCTTGCCAAGGGTTACTAGTTTCACATTTTTGGTTTTAACCATAAAACCTAAGCTAAAAGATTTTGGAAATGTTTTTTTTTCAACCAGAAACAAGTAACTTTCAGTCAAAAAGCCAAAAGAAAGGAGTCGGTAAAAACTTGGTTTATAGTGTACTTAAAATACCTCAGACGCTATTGCCTTCACCGTACCCGATTTACTCATGGTATAGTAGTGCAAGCAAGGAGCTCCAAATTCCAACAATTCTTTCGACTGCTGGATACACCATTCAATCCCTACTTGCCTCACAGCTTTGTTGTCCTTACATTTTTCTACTTCTTGTGCCAAAGCCTGTGGCAAATCGAGGTGGAAAATACTTGGCAAAATTGTCAACTGCTTTTTAGTAACCATGGGTTTTAGCCCGGGGATAATCGGCACAGTGATACCCATATCTCGGCACTTATTTACAAAGTCAAAATACTTCTGGTTATCAAAAAACATTTGGGTCACTACATATTCAGCCCCCATGTCTACCTTCATTTTAAGGTATTTGAGGTCATTTTCCAAGTTTGGAGCTTCAAAATGTTTTTCAGGATAGCCTGCTACACCTATACAAAAATCTGTAGTCGGAGTTTCAATCTCTTCTGCCAAGTATTGCCCCTTGTTCATGTTCACCACTTGCTCTACAAGGTCAGAAGCATAGTCATGCCCATTAGGGTCTGGCACAAACCTCGCCTCCGATTTTATGGCATCGCCCCTGAGCAAAAGCACATTTTGCACACCTAAAAAGTTGAGATCAAACAGCGCATTTTCCGTGTCCCGCTTGTTAAACCCACCACAGATCAAATGGGGAACAGTATCTACTTCGTACCTATTGGCAATAGCAGCACAAACCCCTACCGTACCCGGGCGCTTCTTCGTTGTGATTTTCTCTAACAAACCATCATTTCCCCGCTGCTTGTACACATACTCCTCACGGTGATAGGTAACATCTATAAAAGCTGGGTTAAACTCCATCAGCGGGTCAATCGCATCAAAAAACATTTGTATGCTCTCCCCTTTGAGCGGTGGTAATATTTCAAAAGAAAATAAAGGACCTTTCGCCCTTTCCAAGTGTTCGGTTACTTTCATCTATTTTAATTTGCGGCCAAGGCCGTCGTTAGGTGATCGCACAAAATTAATTGAAAATTTGAGACAGGAAGGATGAAGGCAAAGCTTTTTGTCTTGCAAATACCTATTGAAACCATTCCCTCGCCCTAAAACTTACCCACTCTAGCTCTAGCCCTGCCCAACAAGTATAATTCCCGTTCACTCCTTTTTAGCTGTTGCAACTCTTTCCAGCCCCTATCTTGCATACATAAACACAAAGGGAACAGGATTTTATCACTTGTTTGGGTTTAATTTTTGGCAAGGTACAGACGCCAATAAACGAGTACAAGTTTTAGTGGATACCCAAAAAAGAGCGTGAGAGGAGGCATAGGTTCAAGCTAGAAGGAAACTTTTTTGGGAAATGTCAATTTCAATTTTTTTACAAACTTCAGGAGAGGCGGACGCTAATGTCCGCCTTTTTTATTGTTCTTTCGCAACTATTGCTATTTTATACATATTGGGGCGCACTTACTTCCCTCACGCTCAGAGCCAACGCTTCTGCCCGCCCCGTGCTACCAAGCCACCTTACGCACAAGCCATTTCGGTCTTGGCATTGCACTCTTCCCCTAGTGCGCAAAGATTCTTTCCATATCTAGGAAAACAGCAATCAAAACCGCAACGTACTTGGCAAATACTTGGCAGCCAAATCTTCGTAATAGGGTCGCAGCTCTTTTACATTTGGCGGTGTGGGCGATTTGGAATACAGATCGTAGGGATTAAATGCCCGTACCCATTTGAACATTTCCTTGTCATACTCGTCCATCAAATGATTGTAGGCTTCCTCCCGGTGCTGTGCATAAAAGGAGTGGTAACGGATCATGTACAATGCAGATTCTGGCAAATGATCTTTCATGATGTGGTACAAATACTCATCGTGCCCCCAAGACATGAATACATTTTTCAGCCCACAATTTCGCTCATACACACCATATTTCGAATTATACCGCTCATCGGCGGAATCAGGATTATTTTTGAAAAACTCTGGATAGACTATTTTATCGGAAAACTGGCAACCGACGGGGAAGGTATCTCCCACCACCGCCCACTGCGGCTCGCCAAATAGGCAAAGTACCTTGCCCAAATCATGCAAGAAACCCGTGAGCACAAACCAATCGGGATGCCCATCTGCCCTGATAGCTTCAGATGTTTGAAGAAGGTGTTGCGTTTGATCAAGGTCAATATCCGGATCGGAATCATCTACCAGCGTATTCAAAAAATCAACCGCATCCCAAAGCGTCATTTCCTTCTTACCGAACTTCAGGTACTCCGCCCTTTTTTGCTGTACGAAATCGTAGGTTTGGTACTGATGGTTAATCCTATAAAACTCCTTTACCGTATCCCGAGCAGGATCGTCGTAATTTCGGAATTCCTCTTTGCTCTTCTCACCGTTTT
It encodes:
- a CDS encoding DUF4920 domain-containing protein, with the protein product MIRKYVIMGLALATFAACSPKEEHNEEEAVAETVDVEEEVAVADSTKFGVEVAPEAAITLASLDEKIATATALEDVTVTGKVTEVCQQKGCWMKLEKADGSEMRVKFKDYALFMPKDLAGKEVVIHGVASMDTVAVDVLKHYAEDAGKTEEEIAAITEPELALAFEADGVLIK
- the metF gene encoding methylenetetrahydrofolate reductase [NAD(P)H] encodes the protein MKVTEHLERAKGPLFSFEILPPLKGESIQMFFDAIDPLMEFNPAFIDVTYHREEYVYKQRGNDGLLEKITTKKRPGTVGVCAAIANRYEVDTVPHLICGGFNKRDTENALFDLNFLGVQNVLLLRGDAIKSEARFVPDPNGHDYASDLVEQVVNMNKGQYLAEEIETPTTDFCIGVAGYPEKHFEAPNLENDLKYLKMKVDMGAEYVVTQMFFDNQKYFDFVNKCRDMGITVPIIPGLKPMVTKKQLTILPSIFHLDLPQALAQEVEKCKDNKAVRQVGIEWCIQQSKELLEFGAPCLHYYTMSKSGTVKAIASEVF
- a CDS encoding inositol oxygenase family protein, encoding MENEKNNLDMEELWEEDLLERYPENGEKSKEEFRNYDDPARDTVKEFYRINHQYQTYDFVQQKRAEYLKFGKKEMTLWDAVDFLNTLVDDSDPDIDLDQTQHLLQTSEAIRADGHPDWFVLTGFLHDLGKVLCLFGEPQWAVVGDTFPVGCQFSDKIVYPEFFKNNPDSADERYNSKYGVYERNCGLKNVFMSWGHDEYLYHIMKDHLPESALYMIRYHSFYAQHREEAYNHLMDEYDKEMFKWVRAFNPYDLYSKSPTPPNVKELRPYYEDLAAKYLPSTLRF